A single region of the Acidobacteriota bacterium genome encodes:
- a CDS encoding DNA topology modulation protein has protein sequence MNKILIIGSGGAGKSTFARQLSKILQIEVIHLDSLYWQAGWVEMPKPEWKRLLAELLMRDAWIMDGNYSGTLELRIEACDTIIFLDIAPLICLWRIFKRWARYRNQRRPDMAEGCLEKLSFEFIVWILNYRNRTRPKVIKVLQEKAVDKNVLWLRSTREVEKFLEGAKQA, from the coding sequence ATGAACAAGATTTTGATTATTGGTTCGGGCGGGGCGGGCAAATCAACTTTTGCCAGGCAATTAAGCAAGATTCTCCAAATTGAAGTCATTCATCTGGATTCGCTGTATTGGCAAGCGGGATGGGTTGAAATGCCCAAGCCCGAATGGAAACGCTTACTTGCAGAATTGTTGATGCGCGACGCCTGGATTATGGATGGCAATTATTCAGGGACGCTTGAATTACGCATTGAGGCTTGCGACACCATCATCTTTTTGGATATTGCGCCGCTGATTTGTCTATGGCGGATTTTCAAACGCTGGGCGCGATACCGAAATCAGCGTCGCCCGGATATGGCTGAAGGCTGCCTGGAAAAGCTCAGTTTTGAATTTATCGTTTGGATATTGAATTACCGGAATCGAACCCGCCCGAAAGTTATCAAGGTGCTTCAAGAGAAGGCAGTTGACAAAAATGTATTGTGGTTGCGCTCCACCAGAGAGGTAGAAAAATTTCTCGAAGGCGCAAAACAGGCTTAA
- a CDS encoding UDP-N-acetylmuramate dehydrogenase, translating to MSFVESNIQQNISLAPFTTLKIGGAAQYFIEANTTENLIEAVRWAGAKNLPVFVLGGGSNIVVADAGFQGLVIHNRIRGIAFSPTPTEFANSPSPETLVTVGAGENWSAFVELVVAKNLAGVECLSGIPGNVGSTPIQNVGAYGQDVSETIVTVEAFDLQTNALVELSAADCEFGYRASRFKHRDRHRFMVTKVTYKLLHGGKPQIHYAELKKFIDEQGMREPSLAQVSQAVYEIRKRKAMVLSDDPDSQSVGSFFVNPVVSQEALAQIRKRAEKFLQAGEQMPAFAGAGREVKLSAAWLIERAGIRRGTIFGNVGTSSKHALAIINRGGGTAREVIAFADHIKSRVLDSFGVELTPEPVFIGFE from the coding sequence TTGTCATTCGTTGAATCAAACATCCAACAAAATATTTCGCTTGCCCCTTTCACGACTTTAAAAATCGGCGGGGCGGCGCAGTATTTCATCGAAGCCAACACGACCGAAAATTTAATTGAGGCAGTGCGCTGGGCGGGCGCGAAAAATTTGCCGGTATTCGTCCTCGGCGGCGGCAGCAACATCGTGGTTGCCGATGCGGGCTTTCAAGGATTGGTGATTCATAATCGCATTCGCGGCATTGCATTTTCGCCAACCCCCACTGAGTTCGCCAATTCGCCTTCGCCTGAAACTTTGGTGACGGTTGGCGCGGGAGAAAACTGGAGCGCGTTTGTCGAGTTGGTCGTCGCCAAAAATCTAGCCGGAGTTGAATGTCTATCGGGTATCCCCGGCAATGTCGGCTCAACCCCGATTCAAAACGTCGGCGCTTACGGGCAGGATGTCAGCGAAACGATTGTTACGGTCGAAGCGTTTGATTTACAGACCAACGCGCTTGTTGAACTCAGCGCCGCAGACTGCGAATTCGGTTATCGCGCCAGCCGTTTCAAACATCGCGACCGCCATCGTTTCATGGTTACCAAAGTGACCTATAAATTATTGCATGGCGGCAAACCGCAGATTCATTATGCAGAGTTGAAAAAATTTATTGATGAACAGGGAATGCGCGAACCGAGTCTTGCGCAGGTGAGCCAGGCGGTTTACGAGATTCGCAAACGCAAAGCGATGGTGCTATCGGATGACCCCGATTCGCAAAGTGTGGGGTCATTCTTTGTAAATCCGGTTGTCAGCCAGGAGGCGCTTGCACAAATCCGCAAACGTGCTGAAAAATTTTTACAAGCGGGCGAGCAGATGCCCGCTTTTGCCGGCGCTGGTCGCGAAGTGAAGCTTTCAGCCGCGTGGTTAATCGAACGCGCAGGCATCCGGCGCGGTACAATTTTTGGCAACGTCGGCACCTCAAGCAAACACGCGCTTGCGATTATTAATCGCGGCGGCGGCACTGCCCGCGAAGTCATCGCATTTGCCGACCACATCAAATCCCGCGTCCTCGATAGCTTCGGCGTTGAACTCACGCCTGAACCGGTTTTCATCGGGTTTGAATAA
- the bshB1 gene encoding bacillithiol biosynthesis deacetylase BshB1, with product MNDQLHLDVLAVGAHPDDVELGCGGTLAKLAAMGYRVGILDMTRGETGTRGTPEIRAQEAEAAAKVLNLAIRDNLELPDAHVCLNDESRVRMVRKIRRYRPRIMFTHFWEDPHPDHVNTCRIVREAAHLAGLAKYDDASNQLRHRPNTVAHFMFPHTITPTFMVDISEYAEQKRQAVCCYRSQLFDASSKEPQTYLSDEKFVQRLESKDLFFGYTIGCDQAEGFVVREALNVHDPVDLLTRKMSMYS from the coding sequence ATGAATGATCAATTACACCTCGATGTTTTAGCTGTAGGCGCACACCCTGATGATGTCGAACTCGGATGCGGGGGAACGCTTGCGAAACTCGCAGCAATGGGCTACCGCGTTGGCATACTCGATATGACACGCGGCGAAACCGGAACCCGCGGCACTCCCGAAATTCGCGCTCAGGAAGCCGAAGCCGCCGCCAAAGTTTTAAACCTCGCCATTCGTGATAATCTCGAACTCCCGGACGCGCACGTCTGTTTAAATGATGAATCGCGCGTCCGCATGGTGAGAAAAATTCGCCGGTATCGCCCGCGCATCATGTTTACCCACTTCTGGGAAGACCCGCACCCCGACCACGTCAACACCTGCCGGATTGTCCGTGAAGCGGCGCATCTGGCGGGGCTTGCCAAATATGACGACGCCTCAAATCAATTGCGCCATCGCCCGAACACCGTAGCGCATTTCATGTTTCCACACACCATCACGCCAACTTTTATGGTCGATATTTCCGAGTACGCCGAACAGAAACGGCAGGCGGTTTGCTGCTATCGCTCGCAACTCTTTGACGCCAGCAGCAAAGAACCGCAAACCTATCTGAGCGATGAAAAATTTGTTCAGCGGCTGGAATCAAAAGACCTCTTTTTCGGTTATACCATTGGATGCGATCAAGCCGAAGGTTTCGTCGTACGCGAAGCCCTGAACGTCCACGACCCGGTCGATTTACTCACCCGAAAGATGAGCATGTACTCATGA
- the bshA gene encoding N-acetyl-alpha-D-glucosaminyl L-malate synthase BshA, producing the protein MKIGITCYPSYGGSGIVGAELGVELAKRGHSVHFVSYAPPMRLGNEEREGVQFHPVDMFTYPLFEYPPYTDALASKLKEVAVQEKLDVLHMHYAIPHSISAYLAREMLKPERYLPTVTTLHGTDITLVGRDPSFLSITQFGIEQSDGVTAISKYLRAATWETFCMGCDIQVIYNFIDADYYHREPHEALKKQIAPKGEKIILHISTFRPVKRIGDCIEVLARMRELENGSGSRFGVKLVMCGDGPERDDAEALADSLGISECVIFAGKQPQSVIRDYLSIADLLLLPSLTESFGLVALEAMACEVPVIATRVGGIPEVVVENETGFMFEVGDIQGMAEAALKILNDQALQERLGRRGHDLAVSEFTTDKIIPQYEALYEKLVREHA; encoded by the coding sequence ATGAAAATCGGTATTACTTGCTACCCATCATACGGCGGCAGCGGCATCGTTGGCGCGGAACTCGGAGTTGAACTCGCCAAGCGCGGTCATTCGGTGCATTTCGTCAGCTACGCGCCGCCCATGCGACTTGGCAACGAAGAACGCGAAGGCGTGCAGTTTCATCCGGTGGATATGTTCACCTATCCGCTGTTTGAATATCCGCCGTACACCGATGCGCTTGCCTCGAAATTGAAAGAGGTGGCGGTTCAGGAAAAACTCGATGTGCTGCACATGCATTATGCGATTCCGCATTCGATTAGCGCCTACCTGGCGCGAGAGATGTTAAAACCCGAACGTTACCTGCCGACGGTGACCACTTTGCATGGCACAGACATTACCCTTGTCGGACGCGACCCGTCGTTTCTGTCCATCACGCAATTTGGCATCGAGCAATCGGACGGGGTTACGGCGATTTCAAAATATTTGCGCGCGGCGACCTGGGAGACCTTTTGTATGGGGTGCGATATTCAGGTGATTTACAATTTTATTGACGCTGATTATTACCATCGCGAGCCGCACGAAGCGTTAAAAAAACAGATTGCGCCGAAGGGCGAAAAAATCATTTTACATATTTCGACCTTTAGACCGGTGAAACGCATCGGTGATTGTATAGAAGTGCTGGCGCGTATGCGTGAACTTGAAAACGGCTCTGGTAGCCGCTTTGGAGTCAAACTGGTGATGTGCGGCGATGGTCCTGAGCGTGATGATGCCGAAGCGTTAGCCGATAGTTTGGGCATCAGCGAATGCGTGATTTTTGCCGGCAAACAACCGCAATCGGTGATTCGCGATTACTTGTCGATTGCCGATTTGTTATTGCTGCCAAGTCTCACGGAATCATTTGGATTGGTGGCGCTGGAAGCAATGGCTTGCGAAGTGCCGGTGATTGCCACGCGCGTTGGCGGCATTCCCGAAGTGGTTGTCGAAAACGAAACCGGCTTTATGTTCGAGGTCGGCGATATTCAGGGAATGGCAGAAGCCGCTTTGAAAATTTTAAATGACCAAGCCTTGCAGGAGCGCTTAGGACGACGCGGTCACGACCTTGCGGTTTCCGAGTTCACCACCGATAAAATCATCCCGCAATACGAAGCGCTTTATGAAAAACTGGTGCGCGAACATGCATAA
- a CDS encoding four helix bundle protein — MATFTKFEDIKAWQKAREVTRTIYELTANDRFARDFGLRDQIRRAAVSIMANIAEGFGRHSDKEFSYFLSMSHGSIAEVQSHLYIALDLRYIEQKDFSMLYRSLDETSRMTLALAQHLRKPKP; from the coding sequence ATGGCTACGTTCACGAAATTTGAAGACATTAAAGCCTGGCAGAAAGCCCGCGAAGTTACGCGAACGATTTATGAGTTGACCGCTAACGACCGCTTTGCAAGAGACTTTGGTTTGCGCGATCAAATTCGCCGCGCAGCGGTTTCAATTATGGCAAACATCGCTGAAGGGTTTGGCAGGCATTCCGATAAAGAGTTTTCCTATTTTTTAAGCATGTCTCATGGCTCGATTGCCGAAGTGCAATCACATTTATATATTGCCCTAGACCTGCGATACATTGAGCAAAAAGATTTCTCAATGCTTTATCGTTCACTTGATGAAACTTCACGCATGACACTCGCATTGGCTCAACATCTGAGAAAGCCTAAACCTTAA
- a CDS encoding D-glycerate dehydrogenase, whose product MMKKIFATADIGTPALNRLRELGYAVEVYTEIEPPPQALIIEKIQSGIDGLITTLRDKLDETVFATGAGTLKVIGQMAVGIDNIDREAANRYGIPFTNTPDVLTEATAEFALFMMGAVSRKLYPSEKLVEENRWGCWHPYHPFLGDEVTGKTVAVIGAGRIGKAFAKKCIGLDMDVLLYNAHSRDERFVEFAAREMQLRFDAGFSRRLHRIAYVSFETALRDADYVSLHLPLKMPGQSDTPTFQLINQGALELMKPTAYLINTSRGAVVDERALYEALLNKKIAGAALDVFEKEPLPKDSFLRDGRLKDRLRLFHHFASGTQETRLSPDPDTGMAGRAVQGVIDVLENHYQGDLTAMPFVVNKEAFGEK is encoded by the coding sequence ATGATGAAAAAAATTTTTGCCACTGCGGATATTGGAACCCCTGCGCTCAACCGTTTGCGCGAACTCGGTTATGCGGTCGAAGTTTACACGGAAATCGAACCGCCTCCACAAGCTTTAATCATCGAAAAAATTCAAAGCGGGATTGACGGGCTGATTACCACGTTGCGCGACAAACTCGATGAAACGGTTTTTGCGACGGGCGCAGGAACCCTCAAGGTTATCGGGCAAATGGCGGTCGGCATTGATAACATCGACCGCGAGGCGGCAAACCGCTACGGCATTCCGTTTACCAACACGCCGGATGTACTCACCGAAGCCACCGCCGAATTTGCGTTGTTTATGATGGGCGCAGTGTCGCGCAAACTCTATCCATCGGAAAAACTCGTGGAAGAAAACCGTTGGGGTTGCTGGCACCCTTACCATCCGTTTCTCGGTGATGAAGTCACAGGCAAAACGGTTGCGGTCATTGGCGCGGGACGCATTGGCAAAGCCTTTGCCAAAAAGTGCATCGGGTTGGATATGGACGTGCTGCTCTATAATGCGCATTCACGCGATGAGCGATTCGTTGAATTTGCGGCGCGTGAAATGCAACTCCGGTTCGATGCGGGCTTTTCGCGTCGTTTGCATCGTATCGCTTATGTTTCGTTTGAGACGGCGTTGCGAGATGCCGATTATGTGAGCCTGCATCTGCCGCTCAAAATGCCCGGTCAATCCGATACCCCGACCTTTCAGTTAATCAATCAGGGGGCGCTTGAGTTAATGAAGCCGACGGCTTATTTGATTAATACCTCGCGTGGCGCGGTTGTCGATGAGCGCGCGTTATATGAAGCGTTGCTCAACAAAAAAATTGCCGGGGCGGCTCTCGATGTTTTTGAAAAAGAGCCGTTACCGAAGGATAGTTTTTTACGCGATGGGCGATTAAAAGACCGTTTGCGCCTTTTTCATCATTTCGCGTCGGGGACGCAGGAAACCCGGCTTTCACCCGACCCGGATACCGGAATGGCAGGTCGCGCCGTGCAGGGGGTGATTGATGTTCTGGAAAATCATTACCAAGGCGATTTGACGGCAATGCCTTTTGTGGTCAACAAAGAAGCGTTTGGCGAAAAGTAA
- a CDS encoding CHAT domain-containing tetratricopeptide repeat protein, translated as MKITIITLLFFLLLPQQSVQELGTLENGAVVKHDIAENEIYAYRLPLEANQYLRVTVKQLKIDLVVTLRDPQGNVVLQSDVAAGLVEVERIAVVTQTAGVYQLEIRTAKGASAKGAFEITVADIHPATATDLKFVTAERLYEEAERLRVKGDAASLGNALEKYQQYLALARELGDAQAQASTHQMISIVYRLLGDSANALEHLNLSLPLIRSTSNRMIEAGILNSIGNLYAFQGDAPKSVDYYLQAIALLHQLGAKLQESSLLHNLGGVYLQIGEIEKAFTSLEQALAIRRAAGDVRGEANTVNALGQAYGASSDYAKTEEYLQQALPLARKVNDRRLEAAIFNNLAVVYKEAGQYQQALQSCQQALDIYATVIDRRLEIIALNNLGLIYLQMNDYQKAQEAFDKAHQLSVASQDALGDAKALANLGLIYAAQGKPDEALKTLRQALTIQQTIKSRTDEAFTLKGIAEVERSLGNLSAARLAMESAIEIIESVRSRINNQDIQTAFFSSKREFYETLTDILMQMHTAEPANNYQAAALQTSERGKARGLLDMLTEARVQFTQGVDATLITRRAAIQKELNAKEQYRIRLLAGKHTNTQVEIVEKELRQLLGDFQEVRAKIRATNPRYAAMMQPQPLTLAEIQQQVLDKDTLLLEYSLGKDRSYLWAVTTNSIRSFTLPSRFEIESKAKRIYELLTARNRNIANESIEQKLMRVKLADEAFRKEAAELSRMILAPAASLFANKRLLIVGEGWLQYLPFAALPKPTSQNPLIVENEIVTLPSSSVLTAMRRDSAETTATRKTLAIFADPVFSTEDMRVKQLAAKKASAETLTNTLALRSGNDAGLSNFYRLPSSRQEAEAIIEVVPQSQRLAALDFAANKPLALSESLTQYRIIHFATHALLNGKTPELSGIVLSLTDEAGKSVDGFLRLHEIYNLQLNADLVVLSGCKTALGKDVKGEGLIGLTRGFMYAGARSVVASLWSVEDRATAELMKQFYKAYLGNQLTTAAALRAAQVEMIKAKKAPYYWAAFTLQGEWR; from the coding sequence ATGAAAATAACCATCATCACCTTGCTTTTCTTCTTGCTCTTACCGCAGCAATCGGTTCAGGAGTTGGGAACCCTGGAAAACGGCGCGGTCGTCAAACACGATATTGCCGAAAATGAAATTTATGCCTATCGTCTGCCGCTTGAAGCCAATCAATATCTGCGCGTCACCGTCAAACAATTAAAAATTGATTTGGTCGTCACCCTGCGCGACCCGCAAGGCAACGTCGTGTTGCAATCCGATGTCGCCGCCGGCTTGGTCGAAGTCGAACGCATCGCTGTGGTCACCCAAACCGCAGGGGTTTATCAACTGGAAATCCGCACTGCCAAAGGGGCAAGCGCAAAGGGCGCTTTTGAAATCACGGTCGCAGACATTCATCCGGCAACCGCTACCGACCTGAAATTCGTTACCGCCGAACGTCTCTACGAAGAAGCCGAACGATTGCGCGTTAAAGGCGATGCTGCAAGCCTCGGCAATGCATTGGAAAAATATCAACAATACCTTGCGCTCGCACGGGAACTTGGCGACGCGCAGGCGCAAGCCTCAACCCATCAAATGATTTCCATCGTTTATCGTCTGCTCGGCGATAGCGCAAACGCCCTGGAGCATTTGAATCTCTCGCTGCCTTTGATTCGCTCAACCTCAAATCGCATGATTGAAGCCGGAATTTTGAACAGCATCGGCAACCTGTACGCTTTTCAGGGCGACGCGCCAAAAAGCGTCGATTACTACCTGCAAGCAATCGCCCTGCTTCATCAATTGGGCGCAAAACTTCAGGAATCCTCATTGCTGCATAATCTCGGCGGCGTCTATCTGCAAATCGGCGAAATCGAAAAAGCCTTTACAAGTCTCGAACAGGCGCTGGCGATTCGTCGCGCTGCCGGGGATGTAAGAGGTGAAGCCAATACCGTCAACGCTCTGGGACAAGCCTATGGCGCGTCAAGCGACTACGCCAAAACCGAAGAATATCTGCAACAGGCATTGCCGCTTGCCAGAAAAGTCAATGACCGCCGGTTGGAAGCTGCCATCTTCAATAATCTTGCGGTCGTCTATAAAGAGGCAGGACAGTATCAACAGGCATTGCAGAGTTGCCAGCAGGCGCTCGACATTTACGCAACCGTCATTGACCGCCGTTTGGAAATCATCGCCTTAAACAATCTCGGTCTGATTTACCTGCAAATGAATGATTATCAAAAAGCTCAAGAAGCGTTTGATAAAGCTCATCAATTGTCGGTCGCCTCGCAGGATGCGCTCGGTGATGCCAAGGCGCTCGCCAATCTCGGGCTGATTTATGCCGCGCAGGGCAAACCTGACGAGGCGTTAAAAACGTTGCGTCAGGCGCTCACGATCCAACAAACCATAAAAAGCCGAACCGATGAAGCGTTCACCCTGAAAGGCATCGCCGAGGTTGAACGAAGCCTGGGCAATCTGAGCGCCGCGCGTTTGGCGATGGAATCGGCAATTGAAATCATCGAATCGGTGCGCAGTCGCATCAACAATCAGGATATACAAACGGCTTTCTTCTCATCGAAACGCGAATTTTACGAAACCCTGACCGACATCCTGATGCAGATGCACACGGCAGAACCCGCGAATAATTATCAAGCGGCGGCGCTACAAACCAGTGAACGCGGCAAAGCGCGCGGGCTGTTGGATATGCTCACGGAAGCGCGTGTGCAGTTCACCCAAGGGGTTGATGCGACGCTCATCACTCGCCGCGCCGCGATTCAAAAAGAACTCAATGCCAAAGAGCAATACCGCATACGCCTGCTTGCAGGGAAACACACCAACACGCAAGTTGAAATCGTTGAAAAAGAACTCCGACAACTGTTAGGCGATTTTCAGGAAGTGCGCGCTAAAATCCGCGCCACCAATCCGCGTTATGCGGCGATGATGCAACCCCAACCGTTGACGCTTGCAGAGATTCAACAACAGGTATTGGATAAAGACACATTGCTGTTGGAATACAGTCTCGGCAAAGACCGCAGTTACCTGTGGGCGGTGACGACGAATTCAATCAGAAGTTTCACCTTACCATCGCGCTTTGAAATCGAGAGCAAAGCCAAACGGATTTATGAACTGCTGACCGCCAGAAATCGCAATATCGCGAATGAATCGATTGAACAAAAACTGATGCGCGTGAAACTCGCCGACGAAGCGTTTCGCAAAGAAGCGGCAGAGTTGAGCCGAATGATTTTAGCGCCCGCTGCATCGCTTTTCGCCAACAAACGTCTGCTGATTGTTGGCGAAGGCTGGCTACAGTATCTGCCGTTTGCGGCGTTACCGAAACCAACAAGTCAAAACCCGTTGATTGTCGAAAATGAAATCGTCACTTTGCCTTCGTCATCGGTACTCACCGCCATGCGACGCGACAGCGCAGAGACAACGGCAACGCGAAAAACTCTGGCGATTTTTGCTGACCCGGTTTTTTCAACCGAAGATATGCGGGTCAAACAACTGGCAGCCAAAAAAGCCTCGGCGGAGACGCTCACCAATACGCTCGCTCTACGGTCAGGCAATGACGCAGGCTTGAGCAATTTTTATCGCCTGCCGTCGAGCCGCCAGGAAGCCGAAGCGATTATTGAAGTCGTGCCGCAGAGTCAACGACTCGCCGCGCTCGATTTTGCGGCAAATAAACCGCTCGCCTTGAGTGAATCGTTGACGCAATATCGCATCATCCATTTTGCAACGCATGCGTTGTTAAACGGCAAAACGCCGGAACTATCGGGCATCGTTTTATCTTTAACCGACGAAGCGGGCAAATCTGTGGATGGTTTTTTGCGCTTGCACGAAATTTACAATTTGCAATTAAACGCCGACCTCGTCGTCTTGAGCGGTTGTAAAACGGCGCTCGGTAAAGACGTGAAAGGCGAAGGTCTCATCGGGTTGACGCGCGGCTTTATGTATGCGGGAGCGCGAAGCGTCGTCGCCAGTCTCTGGAGCGTCGAAGACCGCGCCACCGCTGAGTTGATGAAACAATTTTATAAAGCCTATCTCGGTAACCAATTGACCACTGCCGCCGCCTTGAGAGCCGCGCAGGTGGAAATGATTAAGGCGAAAAAAGCCCCCTATTACTGGGCGGCTTTTACCTTGCAGGGTGAATGGCGGTAA
- a CDS encoding sigma-70 family RNA polymerase sigma factor, with protein sequence MEDAALNRVGWTITQEAFDKFLVCLDADRVLAGEAYERVRSKLISFFAWRGFHFAEDHADETINRVVRKIDHGDEIRDVSTYVFGVARMLTLELLKEREKHNAALNELPPPVEENRDEDEDAQIRIACLKQCLQNLTEENRDMILAYYTQEKGAKIENRKRLAERLKLPLNALRIRALRVREKLEKCITHCQKQMIAGRNRGGNLYRLERK encoded by the coding sequence ATGGAAGACGCAGCCTTAAACAGAGTCGGGTGGACGATTACGCAGGAAGCGTTCGATAAATTTCTGGTTTGCCTCGATGCCGATAGAGTGCTCGCCGGCGAAGCTTACGAACGGGTGCGCAGCAAACTCATCAGTTTTTTTGCCTGGCGCGGTTTTCATTTTGCCGAAGACCATGCGGATGAAACCATCAACCGTGTGGTTCGCAAAATCGATCACGGCGACGAGATTCGCGACGTTTCAACCTATGTTTTCGGCGTCGCGCGAATGCTCACCCTTGAACTTTTAAAAGAGCGTGAAAAACACAACGCTGCATTGAATGAATTGCCGCCACCGGTTGAAGAAAACCGTGATGAAGATGAAGACGCACAAATCCGCATCGCCTGTTTGAAACAGTGTTTGCAAAATCTCACAGAGGAAAATCGCGACATGATTTTGGCTTATTACACCCAAGAGAAAGGCGCGAAGATCGAAAACCGCAAACGGCTTGCAGAGCGATTAAAATTGCCCCTGAATGCTTTACGGATTCGCGCCCTCAGAGTGCGCGAAAAACTCGAAAAATGCATTACCCATTGTCAAAAACAGATGATTGCGGGGCGCAATCGTGGAGGCAATCTTTACCGATTGGAACGAAAATGA